A window of the Linepithema humile isolate Giens D197 chromosome 4, Lhum_UNIL_v1.0, whole genome shotgun sequence genome harbors these coding sequences:
- the Gen gene encoding flap endonuclease GEN, producing MGVKDLWNILSPLCEKKPLYELQGKTIAIDLSGWVVDSQTIVDNAVQPKMYLRNLYFRTAFLLMQGISPVFVLEGKAPILKHKTIAHRNDVRNGFQKRKTAKKGGRTQFNRILNECKEMLRYMGIICIQGQGEAEAMCAYLNEDGLVDGCISQDSDCFLYGAKTVYRNFCTSTQGNCGATNGSVDIYSMDKIEKTLNIGRNKMIALALLCGCDYDEGVNGVGKEAALKFFKIVDDRDILKRIQQWRTDTNLDTVESNLLNPNLCTSCGHQGKLQKHTKSGCADCGTVRKCNDDFREKRTLILNEVSLRKKALTDQNFPNQELIEEFLIRKDSVPTRLDIEWNQPKVTHFIDFMEKHLCWEPQYAFEKIFTLTTRWQLLHLPGLTLNERLSMSDLFIPDTIKKIRNIRSIASYEIIWKKEHCAIEMLKEYKEVNDDDNDDVKNNLLTSIEPQDLVLKCYPGLVEVFENARNVKTKKRTANSRKKKTTINVEENNSEIKSVAKPRENKTRKKILRSKNNKKIDEYMSKDHCISLEDSFEKMAITPKRPKNKNNLRKVNKLKIQDMSENVAVIDINQMKRGPQFKKVLEVEKINSRLNNSIDRMFNKLSPDDFMSENEDNDLDMTSVIENICSKEFFQVSIKNCQRTGSIEKFAEERNVDDKSLISTIHEEHIYLEDEKQKSDNSDDEFGNIRESYIPINQRIQIESDRKLLQMCNQTDKKFSFDFENIMDETNNDCI from the exons atgggTGTGAAGGATTTGTGGAACATTTTGTCGCCTTTGTGCGAGAAAAAACCGCTATACGAATTACAAGGAAAGACAATTGCTATCGATTTAAGTGGATGGGTTGTCGATAGTCAAACAATTGTTGATAATGCAGTACAGCCAAAGATGTATTTGAG GAATCTATACTTTCGTACAGCATTTCTTCTTATGCAAGGAATATCTCCAGTGTTTGTACTGGAGGGAAAGGCACCTATCCTCAAACATAAAACCATTGCACATAGAAATGATGTTCGTAACGGATTTCAGAAAAGGAAAACTGCAAAGAAAGGAGGCAGAACTCAGTTTAATAGAATTCTAAATGAATGTAAAGAAATGTTGAGATATATGGGTATTATCTGCATACAGGGTCAAGGAGAAGCAGAAGCTATGTGTGCTTACTTAAATGAAGATGGg CTTGTTGATGGCTGTATAAGCCAAGATAGTGATTGTTTCTTGTATGGTGCAAAAACAGTCTATAGAAACTTTTGTACAAGTACTCAAGGAAATTGTGGAGCTACAAATGGTTCTGTAGACATCTACAGTATGGATAAGATAGAAAAGACATTGAACATAGGACGAAACAAAATGATAGCATTGGCTTTATTGTGTGGCTGTGATTACGATGAAGGAGTGAATGGTGTGGGGAAAGAGGCtgctctaaaattttttaagatcgTAGATGATAGAGATATCTTAAAAAg aattcaaCAATGGAGAACTGATACAAATTTAGACACAGTTGAATCAAATTTACTAAATCCAAATTTATGTACATCGTGTGGTCATCAAggaaaattacaaaagcaTACAAAATCAGGTTGCGCAGATTGTGGTACTGTTAGAAAGTGTAATGATGATTTTAG AGAAAAGAGGACATTGATATTAAATGAAGTATCATTGAGGAAAAAGGCACTCACTGACCAAAATTTTCCAAACCAAGAGTTAATAGAAGAATTTCTTATTAGGAAAGACTCAGTTCCAACCAGGTTGGATATAGAATGGAATCAACCTAAAGTTACTCATTTTATT gattttatggaaaaacaTTTATGTTGGGAACCTCAATACGcatttgagaaaatatttacattaaccACTAGATGGCAACTTTTACATTTACCAGGACTTACACTTAATGAACGTTTGTCCAtgtcagatttatttattcctgATACGATAAAGAAGATACGTAATATCAGGTCTATAGCCagttatgaaattatttggaaGAAGGAGCATTGTGCAATAGAAATGTTAAAGGAATATAAAGAAGTAAACGATGATGATAACGAtgacgtaaaaaataatttattgacaaGCATTGAACCACAGGACTTGGTTTTAAAATGCTATCCAGGGTTAGTTGAGGTATTTGAAAATGCTAGAAATGTAAAAACGAAGAAACGAACTGCAAACTCTCGGAAAAAGAAAACTACAATAAAtgtagaagaaaataatagtgaaataaaaagtgtCGCAAAACCACGTGAAaacaaaacaagaaaaaaaattttaaggagcaaaaataataagaagataGATGAATACATGTCTAAGGATCACTGTATATCGTTAGAAGATTCCTTTGAGAAAATGGCAATCACACCAAAAAGaccgaaaaacaaaaataatttgagaaaagtaaataaattaaaaatacaggACATGTCTGAAAACGTTGCAGTCATAGATATAAACCAAATGAAACGTGGACCACAGTTTAAAAAAGTACTAGAagtagagaaaataaattcaaggTTGAATAACAGCATCGATAGGATGTTTAATAAACTTTCTCCCGATGACTTTATGAGCGAAAATGAAGATAATGATTTAGATATGACAAGTGTAATAGAAAACATATGTAGTAAAGAGTTTTTTCAAgttagtataaaaaattgccaGCGTACAGGATCtatcgaaaaatttgcagaaGAACGTAATGTTGACGATAAATCTTTGATATCCACTATTCATGAAGAACATATTTATCTCGAggatgaaaaacaaaaatcagaTAATTCTGATGATGAATTTGGCAATATAAGGGAATCGTATATCCCTATTAATCAAAGGATACAAATAGAATCAGATAGAAAGCTTTTACAAATGTGCAATCAAACAGATAAGAAGTttagttttgattttgaaaatattatggaTGAAACTAATAATGACTGCATCTAG
- the LOC105673365 gene encoding charged multivesicular body protein 7 — MADKSISGSPLPAEKLPECWNQEERISALFSPFRSKSANPQDWTSKYKFWNNLIYEWLKHTMHCSFSIVDLNEVFKRKGCAPLCLVTVIEELLRNNEIIEETDFFKEPCETWTAWSVDIFVKKPISWSFSKVKNYVVGQNTNKTEVRYIYLRMVRELGDIILSIVEIKKDNVLFPISEILEYCKSKTKKEISENTVRLVLEWLRRQKRVAFRKSSNPNSELLVKISTQTVKDITETEESMYKLLKQENKLIKEIEFMEQEKLNIVSEAKSYLAKELRQMAKTRLKRKMELEKTIEKRAQALANLRTLITSIEDAHSNSAVLSAYKTGSDVLKKMGKDGLTEFTVRDVMDDINEALEEKKEIDSVLSETLNNSDSDLEKELAELLNEQDVEDSNTVFESNPEVEQLEQRLKRLCTEDLASPGNNITALPSVPSHKDKKAEESQWL, encoded by the exons ATGGCTGATAAAAGCATCAGTGGCAGTCCACTGCCAGCAGAAAAATTACCAGAATGTTGGAATCAGGAAGAAAGAATAAGTGCACTGTTTTCGCCATTTCGCAGTAAATCTGCAAATCCACAGGATTGGACATCTAAATACAAATTCTggaataatttgatatatgaaTGGCTGAAACATACTATGCATTGCAGTTTTTCTATTGTTGATTTAAATGAAGTGTTTAAAAGGAAAGGTTGCGCACCTCTTTGTCTGGTTACCGTAATTGAGGAGCTTCTTAG aaataatgaGATAATTGAAGAgactgatttttttaaagaaccATGTGAAACATGGACAGCATGGTCCGTTGATATATTTGTGAAGAAACCAATTAGCTGGTCTTTTTCTAAAGTAAAGAATTATGTAGTAGgccaaaatacaaataagacAGAAGTGAGATACATATACCTGCGAATGGTGCGAGAATTAGGTGACATTATCCTCTCTATTGTTGAGATTAAAAAAGACAATGTTTTATTCCCAATTTCGGAAATACTAGAATATTGCAAgagcaaaacaaaaaaagaaatttcagaGAATACAGTGCGATTAGTGTTGGAGTGGTTAAGACGTCAGAAAAGAGTTGCTTTTAGAAAAAGTTCTAACCCAAATAGCGAATTATTAGTTAAAATCTCCACACAAACAGTAAAAGACATTACGGAGACAGAAGAAAGCATGTATAAGTTATTGAAGCAGGAGAATAAACTAATCAAGGAAATAGAGTTTATGGAGCAAGAAAAACTTAATATTGTTAGTGAAGCAAAATCATATTTAGCGAAAGAATTGCGTCAAATGGCAAAAACAcgtttaaagagaaaaatggaATTAGAAAAGACAATAGAAAAGCGCGCGCAAGCTCTTGCAAATCTGCGTACTCTTATTACCAGCATTGAAGATGCACATTCTAATTCTGCTGTACTATCTGCGTATAAAACTGGGTCTGACGTATTGAAAAAGATGGGGAAGGATGGTTTAACGGAATTCACTGTTAGAGACGTTATGGACGACATTAATGAA gctttagaagagaaaaaggaaatagATTCAGTTTTATCCGAAACACTGAACAACTCTGACTCTGATCTCGAAAAGGAATTAGCAGAACTACTGAATGAACAAGATGTAGAGGATTCTAATACAGTTTTTGAATCAAATCCAGAGGTTGAACAATTAGAGCAACGTTTGAAACGGCTGTGCACGGAag ATTTAGCTTCACCTGGCAACAACATAACTGCACTACCATCTGTGCCATCCCATAAAGATAAGAAAGCAGAGGAATCTCAATGGTTGtaa